A genome region from Populus alba chromosome 5, ASM523922v2, whole genome shotgun sequence includes the following:
- the LOC118045729 gene encoding uncharacterized protein, with protein sequence MAAMLKPLSFFFILLTVNSLLFIEAGARPFSAVKPRNSASSRAIESFFDGLSLGELKQSGPSPGVGNSFTNSQTLGGIKDAGPSPCCGNNFYKIRDIVKGQDNNAENIFTTVFKFLV encoded by the exons ATGGCAGCCATGCTCAAACCTCTCAGcttcttcttcattcttttgacgGTGAACTCCCTTCTCTTCATTGAGGCCGGAGCCCGTCCATTCAGCGCCGTGAAGCCCAGAAACTCTGCTTCTAGCAGAGCTATTGAGAGTTTCTTCGATGGATTATCTCTCGGAGAACTCAAGCAGTCAGGCCCGAGTCCCGGCGTAGGAAACAGTTTTACCAACAGTCAGACACTCGGAGGAATCAAGGACGCCGGTCCTAGCCCTTGCTGTGGAAACAA tttttataaaataagagaTATAGTTAAAGGTCAAGATAACAATGCTGAGAATATATTCACCACTGTCTTCAAATTCCTAGTATAA
- the LOC118045730 gene encoding probable receptor-like protein kinase At2g23200 produces MALIILKLRKEKSGEGTFSMEMIQSHKTRYPLPSILFLLHMLSFHLPSLAYTVPDKYFISCGSDTNSTASGRTFIGDLTSGNSGSFTFTGQSSPVKDSNKSTATPPLYQTARIFRERSSYEFVISSAGTYLVRLHFFSFSYSANLSTALFDVLASEISLVDNFSVPHSSNSPLIKEFFINITVGKFPIYFMPQGSSFAFVNAIELFLAPENFIPSSAPRVSPAGSEGNYEDILSKALLTIHRINVGGPTLSPENDTLWRYWIPDDSFLYSPDTAKNISFLSSKPNSEGGVSEYIAPDLVYQTAKEMNIVSSRPSNYFNVTWSFNVSKNAMHFVRVHFCDFVSVSPGALLRFNLYIYSNFSLPISPYERTSQVAAPFYDEFVVDSDDSGIMNISIGPRQDSGNRTAFLNGLEIMEIMGELGKVARTSDPKNKNTSVFVVVGSVLGGLVLICILAVVLCLGRRCRKPKAMETLDWSPVPVHRGGSTDSRLQVPEGAMFGSLTPNLNLGLRISLAEIQFATNNFDIKKKIGKGGFGTVFRGTLSNGSEVAVKRSMPGSHQGLPEFQTEIIVLSKIRHRHLVSLIGYCDENSEMILVYEFMEKGTLRDHLYDSAFPSLPWKQRLEICIGAANGLHYLHRGSSGGFIHRDVKSTNVLLDENYVAKVADFGLSRLSGPPDQTHVSTVVKGTFGYLDPDYFKTQQLTEKSDVYSFGVVLLEVLCARPAINTLLPLEQVNLAEWAMFCKKKGMLEQIVDASIRSEINLNCLRKFFDTAERCLEEYGVDRPNMGDVVWDLEYALQLQRTAMPRELHEDSTTDASAMLALPNIQHLPSLSMSMERDDMPMLREDLSNSPAIEVFSQLRIDDAR; encoded by the coding sequence ATGGCGTTAATAAtcctaaaattaagaaaagaaaaatcaggcGAAGGCACCTTTTCCATGGAGATGATCCAGAGCCACAAAACCCGATATCCTCTGCCTTCCATTTTGTTTCTGCTTCACATGTTATCATTTCACCTCCCCTCCTTAGCTTACACTGTTCCAGACAAGTATTTCATCAGTTGTGGTTCAGACACCAATAGTACTGCTTCTGGCCGGACCTTCATCGGGGACTTGACTTCTGGGAATTCTGGCTCCTTCACCTTTACAGGGCAGAGTAGTCCTGTTAAAGATAGCAACAAGTCAACAGCCACACCACCTCTCTATCAAACAGCAAGGATTTTCAGAGAACGATCTTCTTATGAGTTTGTGATCAGCAGTGCCGGTACTTATTTGGTACGactccatttcttttctttctcttattcAGCTAACCTCTCCACAGCCCTTTTCGATGTTTTGGCTTCTGAAATTTCACTTGTTGATAACTTTAGTGTACCGCATAGTAGCAACTCTCCCCTGATAAAGGAATTCTTTATTAACATCACTGTTGGCAAATTTCCGATATATTTTATGCCCCAAGGATCATCTTTCGCATTTGTCAATGCCATAGAACTGTTCCTCGCCCCCGAGAACTTCATTCCTAGTTCCGCTCCACGCGTAAGCCCTGCTGGAAGTGAGGGTAATTACGAGGACATACTCTCTAAGGCTTTACTGACAATCCACAGAATAAATGTTGGAGGCCCCACACTCTCACCTGAAAATGACACTCTATGGAGATATTGGATCCCAGATGATAGTTTTCTCTATAGTCCAGACACTGCCAAGAACATCAGCTTTCTTTCAAGTAAGCCTAATTCCGAAGGAGGAGTTAGCGAATACATTGCCCCTGATTTGGTCTATCAGACTGCCAAGGAGATGAATATAGTTAGCAGTAGGCCTTCAAATTACTTCAACGTAACCTGGTCTTTTAATGTGAGCAAGAATGCTATGCACTTTGTTCGCGTTCACTTCTGCGATTTTGTAAGTGTATCACCTGGTGCTTTGTTGCGTTTCAATCTCTATATCTATAGCAACTTCAGTCTTCCAATCTCTCCATATGAGAGAACTAGCCAGGTGGCCGCTCCTTTCTATGATGAATTTGTTGTAGATTCTGATGATTCTGGAATTATGAACATCAGTATCGGCCCCCGTCAAGATTCTGGGAATCGTACTGCCTTTTTAAATGGGCTAGAAATCATGGAGATAATGGGGGAACTCGGAAAGGTAGCAAGGACAAGTGATCCCAAGAACAAGAACACTAGTGTCTTTGTTGTTGTTGGCTCAGTTCTTGGAGGTTTGGTTCTCATCTGCATTTTGGCAGTTGTTTTATGCTTGGGTCGAAGATGCAGGAAACCAAAAGCAATGGAGACTTTGGATTGGTCACCTGTGCCGGTACATAGAGGAGGGAGCACTGACAGTAGGCTGCAGGTACCTGAAGGTGCCATGTTTGGCTCCTTGACGCCTAATTTAAACCTTGGATTGAGGATCTCTCTTGCTGAAATACAGTTCGCAACGAACAACTTTgatatcaaaaagaaaattggCAAGGGTGGATTTGGGACTGTCTTCCGAGGAACTCTGAGTAATGGCAGTGAAGTTGCTGTGAAACGAAGTATGCCAGGGTCACACCAGGGCCTTCCAGAATTTCAAACAGAGATAATCGTTTTATCTAAGATTCGCCATCGCCATCTTGTTTCTTTGATTGGGTATTGTGATGAAAATTCCGAAATGATACTGGTTTATGAATTCATGGAGAAAGGGACATTGAGGGATCACCTGTATGATTCAGCTTTCCCTTCCTTGCCTTGGAAGCAAAGACTTGAAATTTGCATCGGTGCTGCAAACGGTCTTCACTATCTCCATAGAGGATCCTCTGGGGGATTTATTCATCGCGATGTCAAGTCCACTAACGTCTTGCTTGATGAGAACTACGTGGCCAAAGTTGCTGACTTTGGGCTTTCAAGGTTATCAGGTCCTCCCGATCAAACTCATGTCAGCACAGTTGTTAAAGGCACCTTCGGTTATCTTGATCCTGATTACTTTAAGACCCAACAATTAACAGAAAAATCTGATGTCTACTCATTTGGCGTTGTTCTTCTTGAGGTTCTATGTGCAAGACCTGCTATCAATACCTTGCTTCCACTAGAGCAAGTAAATCTAGCTGAGTGGGCAATGTTCTGCAAGAAAAAGGGAATGCTGGAACAGATTGTGGATGCTTCAATAAGAAGCGAGATCAACCTCAATTGTCTAAGGAAATTTTTCGACACAGCAGAGCGATGCTTGGAAGAATATGGTGTAGATAGGCCTAATATGGGAGATGTGGTGTGGGATTTGGAGTACGCATTGCAACTACAACGAACTGCTATGCCAAGGGAGCTACATGAGGACAGCACAACCGATGCTTCAGCCATGCTAGCACTGCCTAATATTCAACATCTTCCTTCTCTTAGCATGTCAATGGAGAGGGATGATATGCCCATGTTGAGAGAGGATCTATCAAACTCACCGGCGATTGAAGTTTTCTCCCAGTTAAGAATTGACGATGCCAGATGA
- the LOC118045731 gene encoding probable receptor-like protein kinase At5g24010 — protein MKFLLCDFSSPSFIWFISFIRDNTCTESNRYKSTSLPLKFQTCQYSFILISSAPDILSSVQRKSIKYPHPISMEFTLHPLFLLQFLLLLPLLSSSVSYNPSVKYFMNCGSDTNVDLEEYRTFVGDENSNTSFSVGKSKSIQNENPLPGTSLLYHTARIYKKISPYRLDITQTGSYLVRLHFFPFSSKGTHLADALFNVSASNFSLLTDFRVPNSTTEFPVIKEFFLTIAAGNFKIYFQPAEETTFAFVNAIEAFLLPPNFYMDNSTIPPLQTKDGALRTLYRINVGGPEVNDTLWRNWVPDDDYLAFGGSGANRFFGGVLHEARSGGLIVQKIAPESVYTTCREASVENITWRFNVSKKARHLVRLHFCDFVSESPGTVKFDLSISTNFSYVIDPNSKGASDMASPFFYDFVVPSDDSGYMSFSIAPGNNSTKKVAFLNGLEIMEFVGKKIIEVPVDEREPKNHLALIIGSAGGVALVLVLILLFSLCLRLKRPKPVKAEFLYGKGRSSSWITERTENASSKVTNLNLKLKMSLAEILAATHNFNPKLLIGEGGFGKVYKGTLESGMKVAVKRSDSSHGQGLPEFQTEVMVLSKIQHRHLVSLVGYCDEGSEMILVFEFMEKGTLRDHLYSRKECLKNPSAKTELTWKQRLEICIGSAKGLHYLHTGPDGGIFHRDVKSTNILLDEHYVAKVADFGLSQQGMPDPDHISMGFKGTFGYLDPEYFRTFQLTNKSDVYAFGVVLLEVLCARPPVVDSQQKEEINLAEWGMFWQKEGQLEKIIDPLLAGHINLNSLRKFGEIVEKCLKPQGGDRPNMHDVCWDLEYAMQLQQTAVHREAHEDTTITGVSSDSALPVMQNMRSNMFPVDDFSDTTDTVMYPN, from the coding sequence ATGAAGTTCCTCCTTTGtgacttttcttctccttcattcATTTGGTTTATCTCTTTTATTAGAGACAACACCTGTACAGAGAGTAACAGATACAAGTCAACAAGTCTTCCACTGAAATTTCAAACTTGCCAGTACTCTTTTATCCTCATATCTTCCGCTCCTGACATCCTTTCCTCCGTTCAAAGAAAAAGCATCAAATATCCTCATCCAATTTCTATGGAGTTCACTCTTCatcctctctttcttcttcaatttcttcttcttcttcctcttctttcatcCTCAGTATCTTACAATCCTTCGGTTAAGTACTTCATGAACTGCGGATCAGACACCAACGTCGATCTTGAGGAATACCGGACTTTTGTTGGTGATGAGAATTCTAACACTTCCTTCTCCGTAGGAAAAAGCAAATCTATCCAAAATGAAAACCCTTTACCCGGCACATCACTCCTCTATCATACAGCTAGAATCTATAAGAAAATATCCCCGTATAGGCTTGATATCACTCAAACTGGTTCCTACCTTGTCCGCCTTcatttctttccattcagctCCAAAGGGACTCATCTTGCTGATGCTTTGTTCAATGTGTCTGCTTCAAATTTTTCACTTTTAACAGATTTTAGAGTCCCGAACAGTACTACTGAGTTCCCAGTGATCAAGGAGTTCTTTCTCACGATTGCTGCAGGAAATTTCAAAATCTACTTTCAACCAGCTGAAGAAACAACTTTTGCTTTCGTGAATGCCATAGAAGCCTTTCTTCTCCCACCAAATTTCTACATGGATAATTCAACAATTCCTCCTTTACAGACCAAAGATGGAGCTCTTAGGACACTTTATAGGATCAATGTTGGAGGTCCAGAAGTTAACGATACCCTGTGGAGGAATTGGGTACCAGATGATGATTATCTAGCTTTTGGGGGTTCGGGTGCAAACCGTTTTTTTGGTGGTGTACTTCATGAGGCCAGATCAGGAGGGTTGATTGTCCAGAAAATTGCCCCGGAGTCTGTGTACACAACTTGCAGAGAAGCGAGTGTAGAAAATATAACTTGGCGTTTTAACGTGAGTAAGAAAGCTAGGCATCTTGTTCGTCTGCACTTTTGTGACTTTGTCAGTGAGTCACCAGGTACTGTGAAATTTGATCTCTCTATATCTACCAATTTCAGTTACGTGATCGATCCTAATTCTAAAGGGGCTAGTGATATGGCATCTCCATTTTTCTACGATTTTGTGGTTCCTTCTGATGATTCCGGATATATGAGTTTTAGTATAGCCCCAGGAAATAATTCTACTAAGAAAGTTGCTTTTCTGAATGGACTGGAGATCATGGAGTTtgtggggaaaaaaataattgaagtgcCTGTTGATGAACGTGAGCCAAAAAACCATCTAGCTCTCATAATTGGTTCAGCTGGAGGTGTGGCTCTAgtcttggttttgattttattattctcattatgttTGAGATTAAAGCGACCAAAGCCCGTAAAAGCTGAGTTTCTTTATGGAAAAGGGAGGTCTTCCAGTTGGATAACTGAAAGAACTGAAAATGCCTCCTCCAAAGTTACTAATTTAAACCTCAAACTGAAGATGTCTTTAGCTGAAATACTGGCGGCGACTCATAATTTCAATCCAAAGTTGTTGATTGGTGAGGGTGGGTTTGGCAAAGTTTATAAAGGAACTCTTGAGAGTGGTATGAAGGTGGCTGTGAAACGAAGCGATTCAAGTCATGGCCAAGGTCTTCCAGAGTTCCAAACTGAGGTCATGGTCCTTTCAAAGATTCAACATCGGCATCTTGTTTCCTTGGTTGGCTACTGCGATGAAGGATCGGAGATGATATTGGTTTTTGAATTCATGGAAAAGGGGACTTTGAGGGACCACTTGTACAGCAGGAAGGAGTGCTTAAAGAATCCATCTGCAAAAACTGAATTGACTTGGAAACAAAGGCTTGAAATCTGTATTGGCTCAGCAAAAGGTCTCCATTACCTCCATACTGGTCCAGATGGAGGAATCTTTCACCGTGATGTTAAGTCTACAAACATCTTACTTGATGAACATTACGTGGCCAAAGTAGCTGATTTCGGTCTTTCTCAACAAGGAATGCCTGATCCGGACCATATAAGCATGGGTTTTAAAGGTACTTTTGGTTATCTTGACCCTGAATATTTCAGAACTTTTCAGTTAACCAACAAATCAGATGTGTATGCTTTTGGTGTGGTGCTTCTTGAGGTGCTTTGTGCTCGACCCCCTGTTGTAGACTCACAGCAGAAGGAAGAAATAAACTTAGCTGAATGGGGGATGTTTTGGCAAAAGGAAGGGCAGCTTGAAAAGATTATTGATCCTCTACTAGCAGGTCACATCAACCTTAATTCACTGAGAAAATTTGGTGAAATAGTCGAGAAGTGTTTGAAGCCCCAGGGAGGAGACAGGCCTAATATGCATGATGTGTGCTGGGATTTAGAATACGCAATGCAGCTTCAACAGACTGCAGTGCATAGAGAGGCACATGAGGACACCACCATAACAGGTGTTTCATCAGATTCAGCACTCCCAGTTATGCAGAACATGAGATCTAATATGTTCCCAGTTGATGATTTCTCAGATACAACAGATACTGTAATGTATCCCAACTAA
- the LOC118045736 gene encoding cytochrome P450 81Q32-like, with protein MEDNHVYSFLCLLLAILAVKLLLQTRKKRRNLPPSPPAIPFIGHLHLLRQPIHRSLENLSKKYGPIISLRLGPRPVVVVSSPSAVEECFTKNDIVFANRPQFLAGKYLHYNNTTLASASYGDHWRNLRRICAIEIFSSSRLNAFLAIRKDEIRRLVCRLHRDSSDGFAKVELRSMFMDFTFNIVMRMIAGKRYYGEDVKLVEEATKFKETLQGYAALSELTNLGDVFPIFQSVDYNGFIKRCTGLSNRMDLILQGLIDELRRDKNGNTMINHLLTLQESEPEYYTEEIIKGLILIMLLAGTKTLVTSIEWGVCNLFNHPDVVKKAREELDTQIGHERLIDESDFSKLHYLQSIILENLRLYPVVPLLAPHMSSADCEVGGYDVPAGTILLVNAWAIHRDPQIWEDPERFKPERFENWKSEAYKHLPFGLGRRACPGEVLAHKIMALTLGSLIQCFDWEGVGGKEIDMTEKMVNLMSRAEPLEVMCKARPNLNNILS; from the exons ATGGAAGACAACCATGTTTACTCATTTCTGTGTCTTTTACTTGCTATTCTTGCAGTTAAGTTGTTGctacaaactagaaaaaaacgtAGAAATCTCCCTCCAAGCCCACCAGCTATTCCATTTATCGGTCATCTCCATCTCCTCAGACAACCCATCCATCGAAGTCTTGAGAACCTCTCAAAGAAATATGGCCCAATCATATCTCTTCGACTGGGCCCTCGACCTGTGGTGGTTGTATCATCACCGTCAGCTGTTGAAGAATGCTTCACCAAGAATGACATAGTTTTTGCCAATCGTCCTCAGTTCTTAGCTGGCAAGTATTTGCACTACAACAACACCACCCTTGCTTCAGCCAGCTATGGCGATCACTGGCGCAACCTTCGCCGCATTTGCGCAATTGAAATCTTCTCTTCGTCTCGCCTCAACGCATTTTTGGCCATCAGAAAGGACGAAATCAGGCGATTGGTGTGCAGACTCCATCGAGATTCTAGCGATGGTTTTGCTAAGGTAGAACTAAGGTCCATGTTTATGGACTTCACGTTTAATATAGTAATGAGAATGATTGCAGGGAAGCGATATTACGGTGAAGATGTGAAATTAGTTGAGGAGGCAACCAAGTTTAAGGAGACATTACAAGGGTATGCTGCCCTTAGTGAGTTGACAAATCTTGGGGACGTGTTCCCCATTTTTCAATCTGTTGATTATAATGGATTTATCAAGAGGTGCACTGGGCTCAGTAACAGGATGGATCTGATCTTGCAAGGACTGATTGATGAACTTCGACGAGACAAGAATGGAAACACAATGATAAATCATTTGCTTACTTTGCAGGAATCTGAACCCGAATACTATACagaagaaattataaaaggaCTTATTCTG ATAATGTTGCTTGCTGGGACAAAAACACTTGTCACATCTATAGAATGGGGAGTCTGTAATCTGTTCAACCATCCAGATGTGGTAAAGAAAGCCAGAGAAGAATTGGATACTCAAATTGGCCATGAACGTTTAATAGATGAATCAGATTTTTCAAAACTGCACTACCTTCAGAGCATCATCCTCGAGAACTTACGACTATATCCAGTTGTACCACTCTTAGCACCGCATATGTCATCTGCAGATTGTGAGGTTGGAGGCTATGATGTGCCAGCTGGAACAATTTTACTTGTGAATGCCTGGGCCATTCATAGAGATCCCCAGATATGGGAGGACCCAGAAAGGTTTAAGCCTGAGAGATTTGAGAATTGGAAATCCGAAGCATATAAGCACTTGCCATTTGGATTGGGAAGGAGAGCTTGTCCTGGGGAGGTCTTGGCACACAAAATAATGGCCCTGACCTTAGGCTCGCTGATTCAGTGCTTCGACTGGGAGGGAGTTGGTGGAAAGGAAATCGACATGACTGAAAAGATGGTCAACCTCATGAGCAGAGCCGAGCCATTGGAGGTCATGTGTAAAGCTCGTCCAAACTTGAACAACATTCTGTCTTAA